In Anopheles cruzii chromosome X, idAnoCruzAS_RS32_06, whole genome shotgun sequence, one genomic interval encodes:
- the LOC128279123 gene encoding uncharacterized protein LOC128279123, whose protein sequence is MNRVGREPSFGWVVLSLGVLLGLDQEARAMTGQSTPANRLGDSSCEQRTTTTTSQYEEYFDIDKIGNNRTEQHIVDLELLVRVHNMQEELAILLSAANRSRQHPDYGQTYEVRVSNVYTVIYKETLRMSAHHSHTFSFFPGDQFRLRIQITRSGDITVAIPVLQKQTILAVHDDRTPIEVSYISFGSRMNAYPVTIYFSCADGDGALPSGPWPPSDPYAPNQHSDEQQEVPMFWQQGNDAGNDGLPTSEDEEEGHRERGEDRSTAGRGTTSDRGSDSSESLSCPVCPKPEKCEVIVRACTSDTSKDLLMGTGSGATTSTGGEKQKYFFYFNVYLSSKNDKNFKATEAAAVDQQRQPGGGSHQAQGRN, encoded by the exons ATGAACCGGGTTGGCAGGGAACCGTCGTTCGGCTGGGTCGTGCTGTCGCTGGGCGTGCTACTGGGACTGGACCAAGAAGCGCGGGCCATGACCGGCCAGAGCACGCCGGCCAATCGCCTCG GTGACAGTAGCTGCGAGcagcggacgacgacgacgaccagccAGTACGAGGAGTACTTCGACATCGACAAGATCGGCAACAACCGCACCGAGCAGCACATCGTCGACCTGGAGCTGCTTGTGCGGGTCCACAACATGCAGGAGGAGCTGGCGATCCTGCTGTCCGCGGCCAACCGGTCCCGCCAGCACCCGGACTACGGGCAGACGTACGAGGTGCGCGTCAGCAATGTGTACACGGTGATCTACAAGGAAACGCTGCGCATGTCCGCCCACCACAGCCACACGTTCAGCTTCTTCCCGGGTGACCAGTTCCGGCTGCGGATCCAGATCACGCGCAGCGGCGACATCACCGTCGCCATCCCGGTGCTCCAGAAGCAAACGATCCTGGCGGTGCACGACGACCGCACCCCGATCGAGGTGTCGTACATCAGCTTCGGGTCGCGCATGAACGCCTACCCGGTCACGATCTACTTCAGCTgtgccgacggcgacggagcaCTGCCGTCCGgtccgtggccaccgtcggatcCGTACGCGCCGAACCAACACTCGGACGAGCAGCAGGAGGTGCCAATGTTCTGGCAACAGGGCAACGACGCTGGCAACGACGGACTGCCCACCtcggaggacgaagaggaggGGCACCGGGAGCGTGGAGAGGATCGCAGTACAGCCGGGCGGGGCACCACATCTGACAGGGGCAGTGACAGCAGCGAAAGCCTGTCCTGCCCGGTctgcccgaaacccgaaaagtGCGAAGTGATCGTGCGGGCGTGCACCTCCGACACCTCGAAGGACCTGCTGATGGGGACCGGATCCGGGGCCACGACGTCCACGGGGGGCGAGAAGCAGAAGTACTTCTTCTACTTCAACGTCTACCTGAGCAGCAAAAACGACAAGAACTTTAAGGCGACGGAGGCAGCGGCAGTGGACCAACAGCGGCAGCCAGGAGGGGGGTCACACCAGGCCCAGGGCCGTAACTGA
- the LOC128279134 gene encoding uncharacterized protein LOC128279134: MDSRPMWTPIARMLVVAGLALLGGGGVRGHGRLMDPPARNAMWRFGFPNPVNYNDNELFCGGYAVQWEQNGGHCGTCGDAYHLRAPRPHETGGEYGQGIVTRRYVAGQTIDVEIELTANHMGRFELHLCPENSFRGAAPQSCFDQYPLYLSGTREVRFHIPPESGKKDVFRYRVQLPPYVTCVSCALQWVYYTGNMWGRCDNGTEGIGCGRPETFRNCADVSIVSNTGGGRPPLFTASANNPFLLYYRDFRDPQPDNVYPLIIRDQVCVPTAAYRSFIGMDDWCQNNCLRYPPNCPEIACHCPQTCEAIGEIAGQEGADVYCLDQCLNFKSACPAEKCRCY; the protein is encoded by the exons ATGGACTCGCGTCCGATGTGGACACCGATTGCccggatgctggtggtggccgggctGGCTCTGCTGGGTGGCGGAGGCGtgcgcggccacggccggctCATGGATCCGCCGGCCCGGAACGCGATGTGGCGGTTCGGGTTCCCGAACCCGGTCAACTACAACGACAACGAGCTGTTCTGTGGCGGGTACGCCGTCCAGTGGGAGCAGAACGGGGGCCACTGCGGGACGTGCGGCGACGCGTACCACTTGCGGGCACCGCGCCCGCACGAGACGGGCGGCGAGTACGGGCAGGGGATCGTGACGCGCCGCTACGTAGCCGGGCAGACGATCGACGTCGAGATCGAGCTCACCGCCAACCATATGGGCCGGTTCGAGTTGCACCTCTGCCCGGAGAACAGCTTCCGCGGTGCCGCGCCCCAGTCCTGCTTCGACCAGTACCCGCTCTACCTGTCCGGGACGCGCGAAGTCCGCTTCCACATACCGCCCGAGTCGGGCAAGAAGGACGTGTTCCGGTACCGGGTCCAGCTGCCACCGTACGTCACCTGCGTCTCCTGTGCGCTGCAGTGGGTCTACTACACGGGCAACATGTGGGGACGCTGTGACAACGGTACCGAGGGCATCGGGTGCGGCCGACCAG AAACGTTCCGCAACTGCGCGGACGTCAGCATCGTGTCCaacaccggtggcggccggccaCCCCTGTTCACCGCTTCCGCCAACAATCCGTTCCTGCTGTACTACCGGGACTTCCGCGACCCGCAGCCGGACAACGTGTACCCGCTGATCATCCG gGACCAGGTGTGCGTACCGACCGCGGCCTACCGCAGCTTCATCGGCATGGATGACTGGTGCCAGAACAACTGCCTGCGCTACCCGCCAAACTGCCCGGAGATTGCCTGTCACTGCCC TCAAACGTGCGAAGCAATCGGCGAAATAGCGGGACAGGAAGGTGCAGATGTGTACTGCCTCGACCAGTGTCTCAACTTCAAGTCGGCCTGTCCGGCCGAAAAGTGCCGCTGCTACTGA